In the Euphorbia lathyris chromosome 5, ddEupLath1.1, whole genome shotgun sequence genome, one interval contains:
- the LOC136230197 gene encoding probable indole-3-pyruvate monooxygenase YUCCA5: MENLVFRLDNHEDFFSRRCIWVNGPVIVGAGPSGLATAACLREQGVPFVVLEREECIASLWQKRTYDRLKLHLPKQFCQLPKLPFPEDFPEYPTKKQFVDYLESYAKHFEINPNFNECVQSARYDETSGLWRVKTVSTSGSARTEVEYICRWLVVATGENAECVMPEIEGLNEFRGEVIHASAYKSGEKYKGQKVLVVGCGNSGMEVSLDLCNHNASPSMVVRSSVHVLPREIFGKSTFEVTVLLMSWLPLWLVDKLMLILAWLVLGNTEKYGIKRPAMGPLTYKATQGKTPVLDIGALEKIKSGDINIVPAIKRLSRGQVEFVNGEILDIDSVVLATGYRSNVPSWLQEGEFFSKNGFPKSSSPNAWKGKAGLYAVGFSRRGLAGASLDSMRIAQDIGKVWKDETKQQKKRTTACHRRCISQF, encoded by the exons ATGGAAAACTTAGTCTTTCGCCTAGATAATCATGAAGATTTCTTCTCTCGCAGATGCATATGGGTTAACGGTCCGGTGATAGTAGGAGCCGGACCTTCAGGTTTAGCCACTGCTGCTTGCTTAAGAGAGCAAGGAGTACCATTCGTGGTGCTCGAGAGAGAAGAATGCATAGCATCTTTATGGCAAAAACGTACCTATGACAGGCTGAAACTTCACCTTCCTAAGCAATTCTGTCAGCTACCTAAACTGCCATTTCCTGAAGACTTCCCTGAGTATCCTACAAAGAAACAGTTTGTTGATTACTTGGAATCATATGCTAAGCATTTCGAGATCAACCCGAATTTCAATGAGTGTGTGCAATCAGCTAGGTACGATGAGACCAGTGGTTTGTGGAGAGTCAAAACTGTTTCCACAAGTGGTTCTGCTCGTACTGAAGTTGAGTACATTTGCCGGTGGCTAGTGGTGGCTACTGGTGAGAATGCAGAATGTGTAATGCCTGAAATTGAAGGGTTAAATGAATTCCGCGGTGAAGTTATTCATGCTTCTGCTTATAAATCCGGCGAGAAATACAAGGGTCAGAAAGTACTAGTTGTAGGTTGTGGTAATTCTGGCATGGAGGTTTCTCTTGATCTCTGCAACCACAATGCATCACCATCAATGGTTGTTAGAAGCTCG GTTCATGTATTGCCAAGAGAAATATTTGGAAAATCAACATTTGAAGTCACTGTTCTTTTAATGAGCTGGTTGCCACTTTGGTTAGTTGATAAGCTAATGCTGATACTAGCATGGTTAGTGCTAGGAAATACAGAAAAGTATGGGATAAAAAGGCCAGCAATGGGTCCACTGACTTATAAAGCAACCCAAGGAAAAACCCCTGTATTAGACATTGGTGCATTAGAGAAGATAAAATCTGGAGACATAAACATAGTACCTGCAATCAAGAGGCTTTCTCGTGGACAAGTAGAGTTTGTTAACGGTGAAATTCTTGACATTGATTCAGTTGTTTTGGCTACTGGATACCGGAGCAATGTCCCTTCTTGGCTTCAG GAAGGTGAATTTTTCTCCAAAAATGGATTCCCAAAATCATCATCCCCAAATGCATGGAAAGGAAAAGCAGGGCTTTATGCAGTTGGGTTCTCAAGGAGAGGGCTTGCTGGTGCTTCCTTAGATTCAATGAGGATAGCACAAGATATTGGCAAGGTCTGGAAGGATGAAACTAAACAGCAAAAAAAAAGAACTACTGCTTGTCATAGACGTTGCATTTCCCAGTTctaa